One Nicotiana sylvestris chromosome 12, ASM39365v2, whole genome shotgun sequence genomic window carries:
- the LOC104230318 gene encoding ATP-dependent zinc metalloprotease FTSH 10, mitochondrial-like — MILSRINRSLAKSSINKRLVSGVRGVILDEVASRDACITRVNGGLGFVRSYLTSIGAGKQGVNKAYLSELDSLFAKPRLRRFFCSQGSKNKNYENYYPKNKKEVPKGNNQKAGKEESTGEQGNPQDFLKQYQNILTPLLFIGFILSSTLLGPREQKEISFQEFKNKLLEAGLVDRIVVANKSVAKVYVRSSAPGINQTGDDTVQGPSSGTNGGRNTGQYKYYFNIGSVESFEEKLEEAQEAWGIDPHNYVPVVYVDELNWFQELMRFGPTVLLLAVLYYMGRRVQGGIGVGGSDGKGGRGIFNIGKANFTKMDKNAKNKVFFKDVAGCDEAKQEIMEFVHFLKNPKKYEELGAKIPKGALLVGPPGTGKTLLAKATAGESGVPFLSISGSEFMEMFVGVGPSRVRSLFQEARQCAPSIVFIDEIDAIGRARGKGGFAGGNDERESTLNQLLVEMDGFATTSGVVVLAGTNRPDILDKALLRPGRFDRQISIDKPDIKGRDQIFRIYLNKLKLDQQARFYSQRLAALTPGFAGADIANVCNEAALIAARNESTIITMQHFESAIDRVIGGLEKKNKVISKLERRTVAYHEAGHAVVGWFLEYAEPLLKVTIVPRGTAALGFAQYVPNENLLMTKEQLFDMTCMTLGGRAAEQVLIGKISTGAQNDLEKVTKMTYAQVAVYGFSDKVGLLSFPQRDDTFEAKPYGSKTAAIIDSEVREWVAKAYDNTVKLVEEHREHVAQIAELLLEKEVLHQEDLVRVLGERPFQSSEPTNYDRFTQGFEEENSETTDSTEEKTAEDNGSPVVPEVVPV, encoded by the exons ATGATTCTTTCACGTATTAATCGCTCTCTCGCAAAATCTTCGATTAATAAA AGATTAGTGTCTGGTGTGAGAGGAGTGATTTTGGATGAAGTGGCATCGCGTGATGCGTGCATTACACGCGTCAATGGCGGGTTAGGGTTTGTGAGAAGCTACTTGACATCTATTGGAGCTGGAAAACAAGGTGTCAATAAGGCATATTTGTCGGAACTTGATTCACTATTTGCAAAGCCGAGACTCCGGAGGTTTTTTTGCAGCCAAGGATCAAAGAATAAAA ACTATGAGAACTATTATCCAAAGAATAAGAAAGAAGTCCCAAAAGGGAACAATCAAAAGGCGGGCAAAG aggaaagtacaggcgagCAAGGAAACCCTCAGGACTTCCTGAAGCAATATCAAAATATTCTCACACCCTTGTTATTTATTGGATTTATTCTGTCATCGACACTTCTCGGTCCTCGTGAACAAAAGGAG ATTAGCTTCCAAGAATTCAAAAACAAGCTACTTGAAGCTGGTCTAGTTGATCGAATTGTCGTCGCTAACAAATCTGTGGCCAAAGTTTACGTGAGAAGTTCTGCACCTGGTATTAATCAAACAGGCGATGACACTGTTCAAGGTCCTTCAAGCGGTACGAATGGTGGAAGAAACACGGGCCAGTACAAATACTATTTTAACATTGGGAGTGTTGAGTCATTTGAGGAGAAGCTTGAGGAAGCACAAGAAGCCTGGGGAATAGACCCTCACAATTATGTTCCTGTGGTATATGTTGATGAATTGAATTGGTTCCAAGAACTGATGAGGTTTGGTCCAACAGTATTGCTTCTAGCTGTCCTTTATTATATGGGGCGAAGAGTGCAGGGTGGCATAGGAGTAGGAGGCTCTGACGGAAAAGGTGGTCGTGGAATATTTAATATTGGCAAAGCGAATTTCACCAAGATGGATAAAAATGCGAAGAATAAG GTTTTCTTCAAGGATGTGGCTGGATGTGACGAGGCTAAGCAAGAAATCATGGAGTTTGTCCACTTCCTTAAGAATCCCAAGAAGTACGAGGAGTTAGGAGCCAAAATTCCTAAAGGTGCTCTGCTAGTGGGTCCTCCTGGAACTGGAAAGACACTTCTAGCTAAAGCTACAGCAGGAGAATCTGGTGTACCTTTTCTCTCGATTTCTGGGTCAGAATTTATGGAGATGTTTGTTGGTGTTGGGCCATCTAGAGTTAGGAGCTTATTTCAGGAGGCAAGACAATGTGCACCTagtatagtattcattgatgagaTTGATGCTATTGGTCGAGCAAGAGGGAAGGGAGGCTTTGCTGGAGGAAATGATGAACGTGAGAGTACTTTAAATCAACTGCTTGTAGAAATGGATGGATTTGCAACCACATCCGGTGTAGTTGTACTTGCTGGCACAAATAGACCTGATATATTAGACAAAGCCTTGTTAAGACCTGGTCGATTTGATCGCCAGATTAGCATTGATAAACCCGACATCAAAGGCCGTGATCAAATTTTCAGAATCTATCTGAACAAGTTGAAACTTGACCAGCAGGCAAGGTTCTATTCACAGAGACTTGCTGCTCTAACACCAGGATTTGCTGGAGCAGACATTGCAAATGTTTGTAATGAAGCTGCTCTAATTGCTGCTAGGAATGAGAGTACGATAATTACCATGCAACATTTTGAGTCAGCAATAGACAGGGTGATTGGTGGTCTAGAGAAGAAGAATAAG GTCATAAGCAAGCTGGAAAGGCGGACAGTTGCTTATCATGAAGCTGGGCATGCTGTTGTTGGTTGGTTCTTGGAATATGCAGAGCCATTGCTTAAAGTGACAATTGTTCCTCGTGGTACAGCAGCCCTTGGATTTGCTCAGTATGTTCCCAATGAAAACCTTTTAATGACTAAAGAGCAGCTAtttgatatgacatgcatgactCTTGGTGGCCGAGCTGCTGAGCAG GTTTTGATTGGGAAGATCTCCACCGGAGCTCAAAATGATTTGGAGAAAGTCACCAAGATGACTTATGCTCAGGTAGCAGTATATGGTTTCAGTGACAAGGTTGGCCTCCTTTCGTTCCCACAAAGAGATGATACGTTTGAGGCAAAGCCCTACGGTAGCAAGACAGCAGCAATTATCGATAGTGAAGTTAGAGAATGGGTAGCCAAAGCATATGATAATACTGTAAAACTAGTAGAGGAACACAGAGAACATGTGGCTCAGATTGCTGAGTTGCTACTTGAAAAGGAAGTCCTCCATCAAGAAGATCTGGTCCGAGTATTGGGTGAACGTCCATTCCAGAGTAGTGAGCCCACAAACTACGATAGGTTCACGCAAGGATTTGAAGAAGAGAATAGTGAAACTACAGATAGCACCGAGGAAAAGACTGCGGAAGATAATGGATCGCCTGTCGTACCGGAGGTTGTCCCTGTATAG